Proteins encoded in a region of the Tachyglossus aculeatus isolate mTacAcu1 chromosome 12 unlocalized genomic scaffold, mTacAcu1.pri SUPER_6_unloc_3, whole genome shotgun sequence genome:
- the LOC119921608 gene encoding uncharacterized protein LOC119921608, translating into MAEQARNEGQDGPSLYDATVFMTRLWGLGEELVSAQTQTQDRAGPGRTMWDILEALLFPILAILWGLQWPLPDEGFIIIFLVLLLWESQWGHLELMMKKEKNNDVRDPNSQLEDAPDEVWKMLEICDQNLKDILHLLKRCDMDTVSEESDCTICWCLNQKAQGVLMEDSTSCSTQSPLPAGKKIVTLPSPSLHGGLESRTHLPWKTGSNLTSNKGVRDTGALPLQKNKGPQLPQLEEKFQQLQEPGFPLSGPADSADPPEKVLRVVEPTPSESWIDLEATPSKILHPYWAPLLIPNSHGVPGPLHRGALGSNHCHMPSSLEERRERVGANIPGWGLPESPSLEGQKKFEPKTGERVALKPDAEARSLGKESSGHTAVLPPTGNSGHRVSVVTDHVPSVFGPDGGHTPRLLGGREKAPEERVAQRPPPHRNGVIISLVYSGRDTRATCQRALPPKLGPKLSPSPDNRPLPCQSPCLQVLLNQDPRKHGGSLRSMTGRPSHPRS; encoded by the exons gGCCAAGATGGGCCCTCCCTCTATGACGCAACTGTCTTTATGACCCGGCTCTGGGGGCTCGGTGAGGAGCTTGTCTCTGCCCAGACCCAGACACAGGATCGGGCAGGTCCAGGAAGGACAATGTGGGACATCCTGGAAGCTCTCCTGTTCCCAATCCTTGCCATACTATGGGGTCTTCAGTGGCCTCTCCCCGAcgagggattcatcatcatcttcctggtactgcttctctgggagagcCAGTGGGGCCACCTGgaattgatgatgaagaaagaaaaaaacaatgatGTG CGTGATCCCAATTCCCAGCTGGAGGATGCACCGGATGAAG TGTGGAAGATGTTGGAGATTTGCGACCAAAATCTAAAAGATATTCTGCATCTCCTAAAAAG GTGTgacatggacacagtctctgaggaATCGGATTGCACCATCTGCTGGTGCCTCAATCAAAAAGCCCAGGGTGTGTTAATGGAGGACAGCACTTCCTGCTCCACACAGTCACCGCTCCCTGCTGGCAAGAAGATAGTGACTCTCCCCAGTCCATCTTTACACGGAGGCCTGGAGTCAAGAACTCACCTTCCCTGGAAGACCGGCTCAAACCTCACCTCAAACAAAGGGGTCCGTGATACAGGGGCCCTACCTCTGCAAAAGAACAaagggcctcaactacctcagctGGAGGAGAAGTTTCAACAGCTGCAGGAGCCAGGCTTCCCACTCTCGGGCCCAGCGGACTCAGCGGACCCACCAGAGAAAGTCCTCCGGGTCGTGGAGCCGACACCGTCTGAGAGTTGGATCGATCTCGAGGCTACGCCTTCCAAGATCTTGCACCCCTATTGggcccctctcctcatccccaataGCCACGGCGTCCCGGGGCCCCTGCACAGAGGAGCACTCGGGTCAAACCACTGCCACATGCCCAGTTCtctagaagagaggagggagagagttggtgccAACATTCCCGGATGGGGATTACCCGAGAGCCCTAGTCTTGAGGGCCAGAAGAAGTTCGAGCCCAAGACGGGAGAGCGGGTGGCCCTCAAACCCGATGCAGAGGCCCGTTCTCTTGGCAAAGAGAGCTCTGGGCATACTGCGGTGCTTCCACCCACTGGGAACTCGGGCCACAGGGTGTCGGTCGTCACGGACCACGTCCCCAGTGTCTTCGGACCCGACGGCGGCCACACCCCGAGGCTCCTGGGTGGGCGAGAGAAGGCCCCGGAGGAACGGGTGGCCCAACGGCCCCCACCACACAGGAACGGGGTGATCATCTCCCTGGTGTACAGTGGGAGGGACACCAGGGCCACCTGCCAACGGGCTCTTCCTCCAAAACTGGGCCCCAAGCTCTCTCCATCACCAGACAACCGGCCCCTGCCTTGCCAAAGTCCTTGCCTCCAAGTGCTTTTGAACCAAGACCCCAGAAAGCATGGAGGGTCATTAAGGAGCATGACCGGAAGGCCCAGTCATCCCCGGAGTTGA